A genomic window from Aquitalea aquatilis includes:
- the adh gene encoding aldehyde dehydrogenase, which translates to MYQQALAALSKKLPLKSRYENFIGGRWVAPVQGQYFTNVSPIDGKPLCDIARSTAADIELALDAAHAAADRWGRTAPAVRANVLLKVADRMEEYLPFLALVETLDNGKPIRETNAADLPLAVDHFRYFAACLRAQEGSLSELDEDTVAYHYHEPLGVVGQIIPWNFPLLMAAWKLAPALAAGNCVVLKPAEQTPMAILVLMEVIADLLPDGVLNVVNGFGVEAGKPLATNPRIAKVAFTGETGTGRLIMQYAAENIIPVTLELGGKSPNIFFEDVMREDDDYFDKALEGFAMFALNQGEVCTCPSRVLVQESIYEAFMERAVARVKAIKQGNPLDMSTMIGAQASREQLDKILSYIDIGRAEGAQVLTGGGQAHLGGQLAEGFYVQPTILAGHNKMRVFQEEIFGPVVAVTTFKDKEEALHIANDSAFGLGAGVWTRDGNTAYRMGREIKAGRVWTNCYHLYPAHAAFGGYKKSGIGRETHKMMLDHYQQTKNLLVSYSPKALGFF; encoded by the coding sequence ATGTATCAGCAAGCACTCGCAGCACTCAGCAAGAAACTCCCGCTGAAATCCCGTTACGAAAATTTCATCGGCGGCCGCTGGGTAGCGCCGGTACAAGGGCAATATTTCACCAATGTCAGCCCGATCGACGGCAAACCGCTGTGCGATATTGCCCGCTCCACCGCGGCTGACATCGAACTGGCACTGGATGCCGCCCATGCCGCAGCCGATCGCTGGGGTCGTACTGCACCGGCGGTGCGCGCCAATGTGTTGCTGAAGGTTGCCGACCGCATGGAAGAGTACCTGCCTTTCCTGGCCCTGGTCGAAACGCTGGACAACGGCAAGCCCATCCGCGAGACCAATGCGGCCGACCTGCCGCTGGCAGTTGATCACTTCCGCTACTTTGCCGCTTGTCTGCGTGCCCAGGAAGGCTCGCTGTCCGAACTGGACGAAGACACCGTGGCCTACCACTACCACGAACCGCTGGGCGTGGTCGGCCAGATCATTCCCTGGAATTTCCCGCTGCTGATGGCCGCCTGGAAGCTGGCCCCGGCGCTGGCTGCCGGCAACTGCGTGGTGCTCAAGCCGGCCGAGCAGACCCCGATGGCCATTCTGGTGCTGATGGAAGTGATTGCCGATCTGCTGCCCGATGGCGTACTGAATGTGGTGAACGGCTTTGGCGTGGAAGCCGGCAAGCCGCTGGCCACCAATCCGCGCATTGCCAAGGTCGCCTTCACCGGTGAAACCGGCACTGGCCGCCTGATCATGCAGTACGCTGCCGAAAACATCATCCCGGTGACGTTGGAGCTGGGTGGCAAGTCACCCAATATCTTCTTCGAAGACGTGATGCGCGAGGACGACGATTACTTCGACAAGGCGCTGGAAGGCTTTGCCATGTTTGCCCTCAATCAGGGCGAAGTATGTACCTGCCCGTCGCGCGTGCTGGTGCAGGAATCCATCTACGAAGCCTTCATGGAACGTGCCGTGGCACGCGTCAAAGCCATCAAGCAGGGTAATCCGCTGGACATGTCCACCATGATCGGTGCTCAGGCCTCGCGTGAGCAGCTGGACAAGATCCTGTCCTATATCGACATCGGCCGCGCCGAAGGTGCACAGGTGCTGACTGGTGGCGGCCAGGCCCATCTGGGTGGCCAACTGGCAGAGGGCTTCTATGTACAGCCCACCATCCTGGCCGGCCACAACAAGATGCGTGTGTTCCAGGAGGAAATCTTCGGGCCAGTCGTGGCTGTCACCACCTTCAAGGACAAGGAAGAAGCACTGCACATTGCCAATGACAGCGCCTTTGGCCTGGGGGCAGGGGTGTGGACGCGTGATGGCAATACCGCCTATCGCATGGGCCGCGAGATCAAGGCTGGCCGTGTCTGGACCAACTGCTATCACCTCTACCCGGCACATGCTGCCTTTGGCGGCTACAAGAAATCCGGCATTGGTCGCGAAACCCACAAGATGATGCTGGATCACTACCAGCAAACCAAGAACCTGCTGGTGAGCTATAGCCCGAAGGCACTGGGCTTCTTCTAA
- a CDS encoding DUF779 domain-containing protein, with the protein MISRVNMTERAAELLSVLCQRHGSLLFHQSGGCCDGSAPLCFTQQEFRVGDHDILLGEIGGCPFYISEFLYGYWQNCALTIDAVPGRGGGFSLESAEGMRFVTLSRLLSEEELAMLSPSPPAQG; encoded by the coding sequence ATGATTTCCCGCGTCAACATGACAGAGCGTGCTGCGGAACTGTTGTCGGTGTTGTGCCAGCGCCATGGTTCCTTGCTGTTCCACCAGTCTGGTGGATGTTGCGACGGCAGTGCGCCACTGTGCTTTACCCAGCAGGAATTCCGTGTTGGCGATCATGACATCCTGTTGGGAGAAATCGGCGGCTGCCCTTTTTACATCAGCGAATTTCTGTATGGCTATTGGCAGAACTGCGCACTGACCATTGATGCTGTACCGGGACGTGGCGGGGGCTTTTCGCTGGAGTCGGCCGAAGGAATGCGCTTTGTCACGCTGTCGCGCTTGCTGAGCGAAGAGGAGTTGGCCATGCTGTCACCGTCGCCGCCTGCTCAGGGCTGA
- a CDS encoding H-NS family nucleoid-associated regulatory protein: MDISNLSFTELVALKSDVENEIKRRESEEKSKAKKQIIELAKAYGLSVEEVLGKVGAVVRKPVEAKYRHPENAELTWTGRGRKPVWVQELLAAGKTLEDLAI, encoded by the coding sequence ATGGATATTAGCAATCTTAGCTTTACTGAACTGGTAGCATTGAAAAGCGACGTTGAAAACGAAATCAAACGTCGTGAATCCGAAGAAAAATCCAAGGCTAAAAAGCAGATCATCGAGCTGGCAAAGGCTTATGGCCTGAGCGTAGAAGAGGTTCTGGGCAAGGTGGGTGCCGTTGTGCGCAAGCCGGTTGAAGCCAAGTATCGTCACCCGGAAAATGCAGAGCTGACTTGGACTGGCCGTGGCCGTAAGCCGGTTTGGGTACAGGAACTGCTGGCTGCTGGCAAAACGCTTGAAGATCTTGCTATCTGA
- a CDS encoding M14 family metallopeptidase, protein MKISSNFDAGSIEIVSMESFDDIQLRIPHDNASDFAQWFYFRLQGAAYQACTLRFLNAGECAYPEGWTDYELMASYDRINWFRVPAHFDGQTMTVEHVPLANSVYYAYFEPYSHEQHLNLLGQAQGSGLCQIHDLGFTVQGRDINLLTIGHEVESDLKIWVTARQHPGETMAEWFVEGFLNRLLDPLDATSRALLDKATFYVVPNMNPDGSILGNLRTNAAGANLNREWLAPSEETSPEVLVVRNKMQETGVDLFLDIHGDEKLPYVFVAGTEGVPSYDERIRQLEDKFKHYLMVANPDFQDEFGYDKDAPGSANLSLATNWVGENFKCLAFTLEMPFKDNANLPDDDYGWNGQRSLRMGEAALTPIYAVINELR, encoded by the coding sequence ATGAAAATCAGCAGCAACTTTGACGCAGGCAGCATCGAAATCGTTTCCATGGAGAGTTTCGACGACATCCAGCTGCGAATTCCACATGACAATGCCTCGGACTTTGCTCAATGGTTTTACTTCCGGCTACAAGGCGCTGCCTATCAGGCATGTACGCTGCGTTTTCTCAATGCCGGCGAATGCGCCTACCCGGAAGGGTGGACTGATTACGAGCTGATGGCATCGTACGACCGTATCAACTGGTTCCGCGTGCCGGCTCATTTTGACGGCCAGACCATGACGGTTGAACACGTGCCGCTGGCCAATAGCGTGTATTACGCCTACTTCGAGCCCTACTCCCATGAGCAGCACCTGAATCTGCTGGGGCAGGCGCAAGGATCCGGCCTGTGCCAGATTCATGATCTGGGCTTTACCGTACAGGGCCGCGACATCAATTTGCTGACCATTGGTCATGAAGTCGAGTCTGATCTGAAAATCTGGGTAACCGCCCGTCAGCACCCCGGCGAAACCATGGCCGAGTGGTTTGTTGAAGGTTTCCTGAACCGCCTGCTCGATCCGCTGGACGCCACTTCGCGCGCCCTGCTGGACAAGGCTACCTTCTATGTGGTGCCGAACATGAACCCGGATGGCTCCATCCTGGGTAATCTGCGCACCAATGCAGCCGGCGCCAATCTCAATCGCGAATGGCTGGCACCGTCGGAAGAAACCAGTCCGGAAGTACTGGTCGTGCGTAACAAAATGCAGGAAACCGGCGTTGATTTGTTCCTCGACATCCACGGCGACGAAAAACTGCCCTATGTCTTTGTGGCCGGCACAGAGGGTGTTCCTTCCTACGATGAGCGTATTCGCCAGCTGGAAGACAAGTTCAAACACTACCTGATGGTGGCCAACCCGGACTTCCAGGATGAGTTCGGCTATGACAAGGATGCCCCGGGCTCGGCCAATCTGAGCCTGGCCACCAACTGGGTGGGTGAAAACTTCAAGTGCCTGGCCTTTACACTGGAAATGCCGTTCAAGGACAATGCCAACCTGCCTGATGATGACTATGGCTGGAATGGCCAACGCAGCCTGCGCATGGGTGAAGCAGCCCTGACGCCAATCTACGCAGTGATCAACGAATTACGCTGA
- a CDS encoding hybrid sensor histidine kinase/response regulator — translation MMEQELDLSVADPSQLLLHIARLEKDNAKLRKINKALIYRVESGMADNGNSFTIFQVSAELEKRIQERTHALERAMNELKTSNIALEEARLAAEQANNRLGVAVDTIADGFAQWDQHDRLVRFNQRFVELQPALRRHVRSGMQFAEYLDHLADSGSALEALGQVEHWRQQRIQLHRDSSGSYLEALSDGRYLRISERQTADGGRVAIYTDISEIKRQEQRLRQQDQAAHRQLLEATVNSLRQGIAVFDHQSLLLAWNHRFCELAGLSPAALRVGQALPGSAEIPLLCPVNGSYEVETASGLVLEIESCPMPNAGFVITCSDVTARKRDELALRESESKLRLITDALPALISYVDKDQIYRFTNKGYEDWFGLPVQEINGRTLREVLGPALYDPRQHFVERALAGVSSVFELKMPAPKRSVEYAQAAFIPHIGEDGVVHGFYALIQDITQTRRAEQVLTQAKQELELRVTARTSELRRANSRLQEAIVAAEEANRSKTRFFAAASHDLLQPLNAARLFVASLAEREASGENMRLVQHAASSLEAVDDLINTLLELSRIDAGAIEVERSHFHIDQLLRQLSIEFSPLVAERGLSLRSHLCGAVVYSDWVLLSRILRNFLSNALRYSEHGRLLLAARRTAEGVLVGVWDQGQGIPADKLAQVFEEFQRLPEHRAMCSKGLGLGLAIVKRLATRLQHRLEVRSQHGRGSFFGIVLPYGEQAAASAMPRQQEGISTVLPSELLGLTILLIDNEATILAGMSTLLSGWGCLPLAAAGLDEAQALLGQLSRPPDVILADYHLDHDVSGPQVILALYRQLQVKIPAAIITADRSPEVAAEIAAEGWSLLSKPVRPARLRALIGHLGKLALSSGEIQEEGIGQVARGLF, via the coding sequence ATGATGGAACAGGAGCTGGATTTATCGGTGGCTGATCCATCACAGCTGCTGCTGCACATTGCCCGGCTGGAAAAGGACAATGCCAAGCTGCGCAAGATCAACAAGGCCCTGATCTACCGCGTGGAAAGCGGCATGGCCGACAATGGCAATTCCTTCACCATCTTCCAGGTATCGGCCGAGCTGGAAAAACGTATCCAGGAGCGTACCCACGCACTCGAGCGCGCCATGAATGAGCTGAAAACCAGCAATATCGCGCTGGAAGAAGCCCGGCTAGCGGCCGAGCAAGCCAATAACCGGCTGGGCGTGGCGGTGGATACCATTGCTGACGGCTTTGCCCAGTGGGACCAGCACGACCGGCTGGTGCGCTTCAACCAGCGCTTTGTCGAGCTGCAGCCGGCATTGCGACGGCATGTGCGCAGCGGCATGCAGTTTGCCGAGTACCTCGATCATCTGGCCGATTCCGGCAGCGCGCTGGAGGCGCTGGGCCAGGTCGAACACTGGCGGCAGCAGCGCATCCAGCTACACCGTGACAGCAGTGGCAGCTATCTGGAAGCGCTCAGCGATGGCCGCTATTTGCGCATCAGCGAACGCCAGACCGCCGACGGTGGCCGAGTGGCCATTTATACCGATATCAGCGAAATCAAACGGCAGGAGCAGCGCTTGCGGCAGCAGGATCAGGCCGCCCACCGTCAGTTGCTGGAGGCTACTGTCAACAGCCTGCGTCAGGGTATTGCGGTGTTTGATCACCAGTCACTGCTGCTGGCCTGGAATCACCGTTTTTGCGAGCTGGCCGGACTGTCGCCGGCGGCCTTGCGCGTTGGGCAGGCCTTGCCGGGCAGTGCGGAAATTCCGCTGCTGTGCCCGGTCAATGGCAGCTACGAGGTGGAAACAGCCAGCGGCCTGGTGCTGGAAATCGAATCCTGCCCCATGCCCAATGCCGGCTTTGTCATTACCTGCAGCGATGTCACCGCCCGCAAGCGCGATGAACTGGCCTTGCGCGAGAGTGAGTCCAAGCTGCGGCTGATTACCGATGCCTTGCCGGCGCTGATTTCCTATGTCGACAAAGACCAGATTTACCGCTTCACCAACAAGGGCTACGAAGACTGGTTTGGCCTGCCGGTACAGGAAATCAATGGCCGTACCCTGCGCGAGGTGCTGGGGCCGGCCTTGTACGATCCGCGCCAGCATTTTGTCGAACGCGCGCTGGCCGGGGTGTCGTCGGTATTCGAGCTGAAAATGCCGGCACCCAAGCGCTCGGTGGAGTACGCCCAGGCCGCCTTTATCCCGCATATTGGCGAAGACGGCGTGGTGCATGGCTTCTATGCGCTGATCCAGGACATTACCCAGACCCGCCGTGCCGAACAGGTGTTGACGCAGGCCAAGCAGGAGCTGGAGCTGCGGGTTACCGCCCGCACCAGCGAGCTGCGCCGTGCCAATAGCCGCTTGCAGGAAGCCATTGTCGCCGCCGAAGAGGCCAATCGCAGCAAGACGCGCTTTTTTGCCGCGGCCAGCCACGACTTGCTACAGCCGCTGAATGCCGCGCGGCTGTTTGTGGCCAGCCTGGCCGAACGCGAAGCCAGCGGTGAAAACATGCGGCTGGTGCAGCATGCCGCAAGCTCGCTGGAGGCCGTGGATGATCTGATCAATACCCTGCTGGAACTGTCGCGCATCGATGCCGGTGCTATCGAGGTGGAGCGCAGTCATTTTCATATCGACCAGCTGCTGCGCCAGCTCAGCATCGAATTCAGCCCGCTGGTGGCCGAGCGCGGATTGAGCCTGCGCAGCCACCTGTGTGGCGCGGTGGTGTATAGCGACTGGGTCTTGCTCAGCCGCATCCTGCGCAATTTTCTCAGCAATGCCTTGCGTTACAGCGAGCATGGCCGGCTATTGCTGGCGGCCCGTCGTACCGCCGAAGGTGTGCTGGTTGGCGTGTGGGATCAGGGGCAGGGCATTCCGGCTGACAAGCTGGCGCAGGTTTTTGAAGAATTCCAGCGCTTGCCCGAGCACCGTGCCATGTGCAGCAAGGGACTGGGGCTGGGGCTGGCCATCGTCAAGCGGCTGGCCACGCGCTTGCAGCACCGGCTGGAAGTACGTTCGCAGCATGGGCGCGGCTCATTTTTCGGCATCGTGCTGCCCTATGGCGAGCAGGCCGCCGCCAGCGCCATGCCGCGGCAGCAGGAAGGGATCAGTACGGTGCTGCCATCGGAATTGCTGGGCCTGACAATTTTGCTGATCGACAACGAAGCGACGATTCTGGCCGGTATGAGCACCTTGCTCTCTGGCTGGGGCTGCCTGCCACTGGCCGCTGCCGGACTGGACGAGGCCCAAGCCTTGTTGGGACAACTTAGTCGCCCGCCGGATGTGATTCTGGCTGACTATCATCTGGATCACGATGTGAGCGGGCCGCAAGTCATCCTGGCGCTATACCGCCAGCTACAGGTGAAGATTCCTGCTGCCATCATCACCGCAGATCGCAGCCCGGAAGTGGCCGCCGAAATCGCTGCCGAAGGCTGGTCCTTGCTCAGCAAGCCGGTGCGGCCGGCCAGGCTGCGGGCGCTGATCGGCCATCTGGGCAAGCTGGCTTTGTCATCAGGCGAGATCCAGGAAGAAGGCATTGGCCAGGTGGCGCGGGGGCTGTTCTAA
- a CDS encoding YgfZ/GcvT domain-containing protein, with translation MKQPWQSWVDKNQGQIDQEGRLSFSDFLAQVTAVRTGNALALLDNLGIIQVQGEDAQTFLQGQFSADIRDVSIARAQFSTYSTAKGRMLASFLIWQHADSYYLLLSADIAAAIAKRLTMFVMRSKVKVTLLDTSLSPVAGLRGPLLQSVVEQYFNAKEQPPLNVMQQGADVAIALPDGGYLVCPAVDSPLPALLQGVAAVAVSAAAWAVRDIDAGIAWVTQATQEQFVPQMANMEIIGAVSFKKGCYPGQEIVARTQYLGKLKRRLFKARLTQFAAVGSKLFSPELPDQSIGMVAAICQVEDSKYEALVVAQSACWDKGIYLETEYINALEQLALPYPTQDE, from the coding sequence ATGAAGCAGCCGTGGCAGTCGTGGGTAGACAAGAATCAGGGACAGATCGACCAGGAAGGGCGGCTGTCATTTTCCGATTTTCTGGCACAAGTCACTGCCGTGCGCACCGGCAATGCGCTTGCACTGCTGGATAACCTGGGAATCATCCAGGTGCAGGGCGAGGATGCGCAAACCTTTCTGCAGGGGCAGTTTTCTGCCGATATCCGGGATGTGTCCATCGCGCGTGCGCAATTCAGTACCTATTCCACTGCCAAGGGGCGCATGCTGGCCAGCTTTCTAATCTGGCAGCATGCGGACAGTTATTATCTGTTGTTGTCGGCCGATATTGCCGCCGCAATCGCCAAGCGCCTGACCATGTTTGTCATGCGTTCCAAGGTGAAGGTGACTTTGCTGGATACCTCGTTGTCACCGGTGGCCGGTTTGCGCGGCCCATTATTGCAGTCGGTCGTGGAGCAGTATTTCAACGCCAAAGAACAGCCACCGCTCAATGTGATGCAGCAGGGCGCTGATGTGGCGATTGCGCTGCCCGACGGAGGGTATCTGGTGTGTCCGGCGGTTGATTCACCATTGCCGGCATTGCTGCAAGGAGTAGCTGCGGTAGCCGTGTCTGCCGCAGCCTGGGCTGTTCGTGATATTGATGCCGGCATTGCATGGGTGACGCAGGCCACGCAAGAACAGTTCGTGCCGCAAATGGCCAATATGGAAATAATTGGCGCCGTCAGCTTTAAAAAGGGCTGTTATCCTGGCCAGGAAATTGTGGCGCGTACCCAGTACCTGGGCAAGCTGAAACGGCGCTTATTCAAGGCTCGTCTGACGCAATTTGCTGCGGTTGGCAGCAAGTTATTTAGTCCTGAACTGCCCGATCAGTCTATCGGTATGGTGGCCGCAATTTGTCAGGTGGAAGACAGCAAGTATGAGGCTTTGGTTGTGGCGCAGTCGGCATGCTGGGATAAGGGTATTTATCTGGAGACAGAATATATCAATGCGCTGGAGCAGCTGGCTTTGCCCTATCCTACGCAGGATGAATAA
- the mscL gene encoding large conductance mechanosensitive channel protein MscL: MSILKEFKEFAVKGNVIDLAVGVVIGGAFGSIVKSLVDDVIMPPIGLLIGNVDFANLFFVLKEGAKQAGPYASVAAAKQAGAVTMNIGLFINSLVSFTIVAFAIFMLVKAINKLKRETPVEAAPAAATKECRYCLSSVPEKASRCPCCTSQLD, translated from the coding sequence ATGTCCATTCTGAAGGAATTCAAGGAATTTGCTGTTAAAGGCAATGTCATCGATCTGGCCGTCGGTGTGGTCATTGGTGGTGCGTTCGGCTCCATCGTCAAATCACTGGTCGACGATGTCATCATGCCGCCCATCGGCCTGCTGATCGGCAATGTCGATTTTGCCAACCTGTTCTTCGTATTGAAGGAAGGTGCCAAGCAAGCCGGGCCTTACGCCTCGGTGGCTGCCGCCAAACAGGCAGGTGCGGTAACCATGAACATCGGCCTGTTCATCAACTCGCTGGTTAGCTTCACCATTGTTGCCTTCGCCATTTTCATGCTGGTGAAAGCCATCAACAAGCTGAAGCGTGAAACCCCGGTTGAAGCTGCCCCCGCAGCCGCCACCAAGGAATGCCGCTACTGCCTGTCCAGCGTGCCAGAGAAGGCCAGCCGCTGCCCTTGCTGCACATCGCAACTGGATTGA
- a CDS encoding methyl-accepting chemotaxis protein — protein sequence MDWFWRVYTLVEKTFFNTLTRKLCSFFCLSLFQLIMLAYSYLVLTDIRGQLNNPAVPGSVSANILSSIDSAIFWGSCLWGLGVAFTCFMVWYLRYLIVRPLNMIIGIFNEIGAGEGDLSRDIPAITYDEIRDVSVSYNRFQLKMREIISNVRLMTVRIAMDSARTRKNVSESLNSAVRQDEFATRVRDASDQTTTGINQVTGQTQSISVSTLSNLDVARESYDELKTVADRIYDISQKVSHFNETVEDLSQRSASIKTIVDLIKDISDQTNLLALNAAIEAARAGESGRGFAVVADEVRKLAEKVKKATDEISSNIDGMLGLVSDTQVETNEITAGTHQAREVVSRASQHFGRMMGDFESTASSLTQIAGTMEDFAETNRQVNRHVSEIHDLGQQVTERLNHTEQVADELSGVAEQVQEMVSRFVIGEGEFDRMIGLARGMRDQLQGVLQQQQKAGVNVFDQRYQPIPGSKPSKYHTAYDEKLTGLVQAHYDSLVRDVVGGRFCLLVDNNGYAPTHNSWYSQPLTGDEQKDLVNSRDKRIFADPAGLKSARNTEPFLLHTYMRDTGEILSELTLPVFLDGRHWGALRLGFDPGSLLEAAGLENKGRREGK from the coding sequence ATGGATTGGTTCTGGCGCGTATATACCCTGGTCGAAAAAACCTTCTTCAATACACTGACCAGGAAATTGTGCAGTTTTTTTTGTTTAAGCCTGTTCCAGTTGATCATGTTGGCTTATTCCTATCTGGTGTTGACCGATATTCGTGGCCAACTGAATAACCCGGCGGTTCCCGGCTCGGTTTCCGCCAATATCCTGTCCAGTATCGACAGTGCCATTTTCTGGGGCAGCTGCCTGTGGGGGCTGGGTGTGGCCTTTACTTGCTTCATGGTCTGGTATCTGCGCTATCTCATTGTGCGGCCGCTGAACATGATTATCGGCATTTTCAATGAGATTGGCGCTGGCGAGGGGGATCTGTCACGCGATATTCCGGCCATTACCTACGACGAAATCCGCGATGTTTCGGTTTCCTATAATCGCTTCCAGCTGAAAATGCGCGAAATCATCAGCAATGTGCGGCTGATGACCGTGCGTATCGCCATGGACTCCGCCCGTACCCGTAAAAATGTGAGTGAATCCTTGAACAGTGCCGTGCGGCAGGATGAATTCGCTACTCGCGTACGCGATGCCAGCGATCAGACCACCACGGGCATTAATCAGGTAACCGGCCAGACGCAAAGCATTTCCGTGTCCACCCTTTCCAATCTGGATGTGGCGCGCGAGTCTTATGACGAACTGAAGACCGTGGCCGACCGCATTTACGATATCAGCCAGAAGGTAAGCCACTTTAACGAGACCGTGGAAGATCTGAGTCAGCGCTCGGCCAGCATCAAGACTATTGTCGATCTGATCAAGGATATTTCCGACCAGACCAATCTGCTGGCACTGAATGCGGCCATCGAGGCGGCACGGGCAGGCGAAAGCGGCCGTGGTTTTGCGGTAGTGGCCGACGAAGTGCGCAAGCTGGCGGAAAAGGTGAAAAAGGCCACCGACGAGATCTCCAGCAATATCGACGGCATGCTGGGGCTGGTGTCGGATACCCAGGTGGAAACCAATGAAATCACCGCGGGAACCCATCAGGCCCGCGAGGTTGTCTCACGTGCCTCGCAGCACTTTGGCCGCATGATGGGTGATTTTGAATCCACCGCCAGCAGCCTTACGCAAATCGCAGGCACCATGGAAGATTTCGCCGAAACCAATCGGCAGGTAAACCGGCATGTGTCGGAAATTCACGATCTGGGACAGCAGGTAACCGAACGCCTCAACCATACCGAGCAGGTTGCCGATGAATTGTCCGGAGTGGCCGAACAGGTGCAGGAAATGGTATCGCGCTTCGTAATCGGCGAGGGTGAATTTGACCGCATGATAGGCTTGGCGCGCGGCATGCGTGATCAGTTGCAGGGTGTGCTGCAGCAACAGCAAAAAGCCGGCGTCAATGTGTTTGACCAGCGTTATCAGCCCATCCCCGGCAGCAAACCCAGTAAATACCACACCGCCTATGACGAGAAGCTGACAGGCCTGGTGCAGGCACATTACGACAGTCTGGTGCGTGATGTGGTGGGAGGGCGCTTCTGCTTGCTGGTGGACAACAATGGCTATGCGCCTACCCATAACAGCTGGTATAGCCAGCCACTGACTGGCGACGAGCAAAAGGATTTGGTAAATAGCCGCGATAAGCGCATTTTTGCCGATCCTGCCGGCCTCAAGTCGGCCCGCAATACCGAACCCTTCCTGCTGCATACCTATATGCGTGATACCGGCGAAATCCTGTCGGAGCTGACACTGCCGGTCTTCCTGGATGGTCGGCACTGGGGGGCGCTGCGTCTGGGCTTTGATCCTGGAAGTCTGCTGGAGGCGGCAGGCCTGGAGAATAAAGGCCGGCGCGAAGGGAAATAA
- a CDS encoding methyltransferase domain-containing protein, with protein sequence MAQDSSLADFWDVRYQQGVTPWEGAQPDAHMHRFIASLPQGSRVLLPGCGSAADVRWLLQAGMQVDAIDFSHEAIRRAAAALQDSPARLWQADFFALEAAAIYDLVFERAFLCALPPRMWRDYTQKMMQLTPRGAYLAGVFFLADKAKGPPFGTSRAALQQLFAEGFELRDCQPVGAALPVFAGQEFWMVWQRKPAAGSGLAE encoded by the coding sequence ATGGCGCAGGACAGTTCCTTGGCAGATTTCTGGGATGTGCGCTACCAGCAGGGCGTTACGCCATGGGAGGGAGCGCAGCCGGATGCACATATGCATCGCTTCATCGCCAGCCTGCCGCAAGGCAGTAGAGTCTTGCTGCCGGGGTGCGGCTCGGCGGCGGATGTGCGCTGGCTGTTACAGGCCGGCATGCAGGTGGATGCCATCGATTTCAGCCATGAAGCCATTCGGCGCGCGGCGGCCGCACTGCAAGACAGCCCGGCGCGTCTGTGGCAGGCCGACTTCTTTGCCCTTGAAGCCGCCGCAATATACGACCTGGTGTTCGAGCGAGCCTTCTTGTGCGCCTTGCCGCCGAGGATGTGGAGAGACTATACCCAGAAGATGATGCAACTGACTCCTCGTGGCGCCTATCTGGCCGGGGTGTTTTTTCTGGCGGACAAAGCCAAGGGGCCTCCCTTTGGTACGAGCCGCGCTGCACTGCAGCAACTGTTTGCTGAGGGCTTTGAGTTGAGAGACTGCCAGCCGGTTGGTGCAGCTTTGCCGGTGTTTGCCGGCCAGGAGTTCTGGATGGTGTGGCAGCGCAAGCCTGCCGCAGGCAGTGGGCTGGCAGAATAA
- a CDS encoding DUF1289 domain-containing protein, with product MVLERPDSPCIARCTTAVGDNVCRGCGRSFAEISNWCFMDEPAREQVWQQLPQRQPLLDIAERLGVLLDLQQLDGEEWGMLSLDGRRLFIRMQSSGVQLRLPDGRSLPLDVQQGLDGITAQLREYAALAN from the coding sequence ATGGTGCTTGAGCGTCCTGATTCACCGTGTATCGCCCGTTGCACAACGGCCGTTGGTGACAATGTCTGCCGGGGCTGCGGCCGCAGCTTTGCCGAGATTTCCAACTGGTGCTTCATGGATGAGCCCGCCCGTGAGCAGGTCTGGCAGCAGTTGCCGCAGCGGCAGCCCTTGCTGGATATCGCCGAGCGGCTGGGGGTGCTGCTCGACCTGCAGCAACTGGATGGTGAGGAGTGGGGGATGTTGTCGCTGGATGGGCGGCGCTTGTTCATTCGCATGCAGTCCTCCGGTGTGCAACTGCGCTTGCCGGATGGCCGGTCGCTGCCGCTGGATGTGCAGCAAGGCCTGGATGGCATCACAGCGCAATTGCGTGAGTATGCTGCGCTGGCTAATTAG